The following coding sequences lie in one Drosophila bipectinata strain 14024-0381.07 chromosome XR, DbipHiC1v2, whole genome shotgun sequence genomic window:
- the LOC138925643 gene encoding uncharacterized protein, producing the protein MEGYQFDVITDHMKLKWLNNIESPLGRIARWVFELQQYDYIISYRKGKLNVVADALSRQPVVEKLRKAMEMVDKECVWISALKKKLACIISVARLYYICSSLKYVWTTLPFELKGPQKFPDYVEEGGLIYRHVPHRAGSDEVASWKLCVPMEMRQQVVKENHDAPTAGHLGVRKTIARRAARYFWPGMQRDIRKYVRSRTNADTGSGGAMGDGMRGFCRPTAQVETRQYNIGDNRSVFEINGDSATSKINNRAAALRNSSESSAYATSSLHQRKWDEHWPELMLAVNSAVSESTGYSPCFVTQGREPRMPRALFVENVLGTGVGQGTPTENATKLKEIFEIVRRNMERAAQDQARHYNLRRRKWSPKVGQTVWAKEHHHQRQPKDSRRNLRLGMTGHIR; encoded by the exons ATGGAGGGGTACCAGTTCGACGTGATCACGGACCACATGAAATTGAAGTGGCTTAATAACATCGAGAGCCCACTTGGGAGAATAGCGAGGTGGGTGTTCGAGCTGCAGCAGTATGACTACATCATCAGCTACCGTAAGGGGAAGCTCAACGTGGTTGCCGACGCGCTATCCCGCCAGCCGGTAGTcgaaaaattaagaaaagccATGGAGATGGTCGACAAAGAATGCGTGTGGATAAGCGCATTGAAGAAGAAG CTCGCCTGTATTATATCTGTAGCTCGCCTGTATTATATCTGTAGCTCGCTGAAATACGTCTGGACTACATTGCCCTTCGAATTGAAAGGCCCACAAAAGTTTCCAGATTACGTTGAAGAGGGCGGTTTGATCTACCGCCACGTCCCGCATAGAGCCGGAAGCGATGAAGTGGCGTCATGGAAGCTGTGCGTGCCGATGGAGATGAGGCAGCAGGTCGTAAAAGAAAACCATGACGCACCAACGGCAGGACACTTGGGCGTAAGAAAAACCATAGCCAGAAGGGCCGCCCGGTATttctggccagggatgcaGAGGGACATCCGGAAATACGTCAGGAGCcggacaaatgctgacacaggtTCCGGAGGAGCCATGGGCGACGGTATGCGCGGATTTTGTAGGCCCACTGCCCAGGTCGAAACACGGCAATACAATATTGGTGATAATCGATCGGTTTTCGAAATAAACGGAGATAGTGCCACTTCGAAAATCAACAACCGAG CCGCAGCTTTAAGAAATTCCTCGGAGAGCTCGGCGTACGCCACCAGTTCACTGCATCAAAGGAAGTGGGACGAGCACTGGCCGGAGCTAATGTTGGCAGTAAATTCGGCAGTCTCGGAATCCACGGGGTACTCGCCGTGTTTTGTAACGCAGGGCAGGGAGCCAAGGATGCCGCGTGCCCTGTTCGTTGAAAATGTGTTAGGCACGGGAGTTGGACAAGGAACACCCACGGAGAACGCGACGAAGCTGAAAGAAATATTCGAGATAGTGCGGAGGAACATGGAGCGAGCTGCCCAGGACCAGGCGCGGCATTATAATTTGAGGAGACGGAAGTGGAGCCCAAAGGTCGGTCAGACAGTGTGGGCAAAGGAGCACCATCATCAAAGGCAGCCGAAGGATTCGCGGCGAAACTTGCGCCTCGGTATGACGGGCCATATACGGTAG